Genomic segment of Candidatus Rokuibacteriota bacterium:
CGGCTGCTCAGCGTAGCGCGGAGCTTCGGGTCCTCCGAGCCGCGCCTCTTCTGGACGATCATCCTCCCCAGCGCGGTCCCCTTCCTCCTCACCGGCCTCAGGCTGGGCGTGGGCCGGGCCATGGTCGGGATCGTGGTGGGCGAACTCTACGCCGCCACCGCGGGCGTCGGCTTCATGATCACCGTGGCCGGCGCCACGTTCCAGACCGACAAGGTCTTCGTCGGCGTCATCCTGATCGCGCTCGCGGGCCTTCTCATGATCGAAGGGCTCACCCGCCTCGAGCGGCGGTTCGACACCTGGCGGCCGAAGGTCGGAGCCGCCGCCTAGCGCGATGCTGAAACACCGCTCCGCCAGGATTGTCCTCATGGGTCCTTCGAGCGCGGGCTCTGCCCGCGCAAGCTCTGGGGGAGGCTTCGGAGGGGGCCCGGGTACCCACGCCGAAGGCGTGGGTGTCCCCCTCCGATGACGTAGCGATGCCGGTTAAGCTCGAAGCCCAGGGAATCCGCCTCGAGTACTACCAGTCCCGGACCGAGAGCCGGCTCCTGGCGCTCGACGAGATCAACCTCCAGATCATGGAGGGGGAGTTCCTCTCCATCGTCGGGCCATCCGGATGCGGCAAGACCACATTCCTCAACAACGTGGACGGTCTCCTGCCCGCCACGAGCGGCCGGATTTCCATTGACGGCAAAGTCGTGACCCGGCCGGGGCCGGACCGCGCCGTCGTCTTCCAGGACGCGTCGCTGCTCCCGTGGCGCACCGTGCTCGGCAACGTGCTCTACGGCCTCGAGTGCCAGGGGATCAACTCCGACCACGCGCACGAGCGCGCCCGACAGTTCATCGAGCTGGCCGGGCTCGGCGGGTTCGAGAACCACTACCCGCACGAGCTGTCGGGCGGCATGCAACAGCGCGTCAACCTGGCCCGGGCCCTGGTCGTGGACCCCCAGATCCTATTAATGGACGAGCCCTTCGCCTCGCTCGATGCCCAGACGCGGGAGATCATGCAGGAGGAGCTCCTCCACATCTGGCGCCAGGCGAGGAAGACCGTGCTCTTCATCACCCATCAGATCAACGAGGCCGTCTACCTCTCGGACCGGGTCATCGTGTTCACGGCGCGGCCGGGGCGGGTCAAGCAGAGCGTGTCCATTGACATCGAACGGCCACGGAAGCTGGCCATCAAACGTGACCCCCGCTTCCTCAAGCTCGAGGACTACGTGTGGGATCTGATCGAAGGCGAAGTCAAGAAGACGATGCTGACCGACCAGTCAACCCGGGGCGGCGCGGGCGAGCGGGGTCGCGATCTGGGGATCTAAGGGGCCGGGCCGTATGCTCGCCCGACGGCCCAAGCGCGCGGCGCTCCAACAGCGAGAGGGAGGGACGGTTATGGGCCTCATGAGAGTGGCAGGTGTGGTGCTGGGGATCGCAATGGTGCTCGCCCTCTCGGCCGTCGCCGGCATCGGAGGGGCGTCCGCAGCCGAGAGGCTGACGGTCGGGGTGACATCGCTGACGCCCGCGGCCATGCCCATCTTCGCGGCCAAGGAGAAGGGCTTCTTCGAGGCCGAGGGGCTGGAGGTGACGCTCCCGATCTTCAAGAGCGGGACCGAGAACACCCAGGCGGTCATCGCGGGCGAGGTCCAGATCGCTCACGGCTCCATCACCGAGGTCCTAAATCTGAAAAAAGCCAAGCTGGACGGCCGCTACTTCTGGGGGATCTCCAACTTCATGCCGTTCAAGCTCTACGCCCATCCGACGATCAAGTCTCCCCAGGAGTTGAAGGGGAAGAAACTGGCGATCAGCAACTTCGGGGCCCAGTCCGATTACCTCACCCAGTTCACCCTCCGCCACTTCGGCATCGAACCCATCAAGGAGGCGCCGATCCTTCCCATCGGGTCCACGCCCGCCCGCTACGCTGCGCTCAAGGCCGGCAGGGTGGACGCCACGATCATGTGGTTCCCGCACACGCTGATTGCGGACAAGGACGGCTTCAGGATGCTGGTGGACTTGAACGACATCATCCCGGACTGGGGCTACCTCGGGTACTACGCCAAGAGCGACTACCTCAAGAGCCGGCGGGACACCGTGGTCCGCTACCTCCGCGCCCACACACGGGGCCTCAGGGAAGTTAAAGCGAATCCTCAAGTCGGAATCGCAATCCTCAAGAAATATTTGAAGTATGACCAGGTGGTCGCTGAGGCCGGTTACAAGGAGTTCGTCAAGTCCTTCGCCGAGGACGGCCGGCTTCCGGTGAAGGGGTTCGAGTTCCTGCTCGCCGAGCAAGCAAAGGCCGGAAAGCTGCCCGACAAGCTCACGGTGGCGGACCTGATCGACGAGGAGTTCGTCAAGGCCCTCGCCGGGCCGCGCTGACTCCACGCCGTGGAGGGACACGCGATGACTGCAATCGACGCCGACGGTCATGTGACGGAGAGCACCGAGCAGGTGGCCAAGTACCTGGAGGAGCCATACCGGAGGCGCCCGCTTAACTTTCCGTTCTATCCGTCAGATGGATGGGACAGGCGCCTTCTCGGAACGCTCGGCGACTGGGCAGGAGACGCGGCGAGCTGGCTCAAGGCGCTGGACGCCGGGGGAGTCGAGGCGACCGTCCTGTACCCGACCCTGGGTCTCTTCATGAGCTTTCTGAAGGATCGCGCCTGGGCGGTCGCGCTCTGCCGGGCGTACAACTCGTTCCTGCACGAGGAGTTCGTCAGGGTGAGCCCGCGCCTCACGGCGGTCGCCCTCCTGCCGATTCAGGATCCCGAAGCGGCGGCGGCCGAGCTCCGCCGCGCCGTCGGAGATCTCGGCTTCCTCGGCGGGATGCTGGCCGCTGACGGCAGCCACCTCCTCGGCGACGCGCGCTTTGGCCCGATCTACGAGGAGGCCCAGCGTCTCGACGTGATGCTCGGCGTGCACGCCTCGGGCTCCCACCTGGGCGGGGCCGGCGTCGACCTCTTCCCCCGCTTCATCCAGGCGCACACGGTCTCCCATCCGTTCGGCCAGATGCGCCAGCTCACCTCCGTCGTCTTCGAGGGGATCCCCGAGCGGTTCCCGCGGCTCCGCCTGGCCTTCCTGGAG
This window contains:
- a CDS encoding ABC transporter ATP-binding protein gives rise to the protein MPVKLEAQGIRLEYYQSRTESRLLALDEINLQIMEGEFLSIVGPSGCGKTTFLNNVDGLLPATSGRISIDGKVVTRPGPDRAVVFQDASLLPWRTVLGNVLYGLECQGINSDHAHERARQFIELAGLGGFENHYPHELSGGMQQRVNLARALVVDPQILLMDEPFASLDAQTREIMQEELLHIWRQARKTVLFITHQINEAVYLSDRVIVFTARPGRVKQSVSIDIERPRKLAIKRDPRFLKLEDYVWDLIEGEVKKTMLTDQSTRGGAGERGRDLGI
- a CDS encoding ABC transporter substrate-binding protein, whose amino-acid sequence is MGLMRVAGVVLGIAMVLALSAVAGIGGASAAERLTVGVTSLTPAAMPIFAAKEKGFFEAEGLEVTLPIFKSGTENTQAVIAGEVQIAHGSITEVLNLKKAKLDGRYFWGISNFMPFKLYAHPTIKSPQELKGKKLAISNFGAQSDYLTQFTLRHFGIEPIKEAPILPIGSTPARYAALKAGRVDATIMWFPHTLIADKDGFRMLVDLNDIIPDWGYLGYYAKSDYLKSRRDTVVRYLRAHTRGLREVKANPQVGIAILKKYLKYDQVVAEAGYKEFVKSFAEDGRLPVKGFEFLLAEQAKAGKLPDKLTVADLIDEEFVKALAGPR
- a CDS encoding amidohydrolase family protein, encoding MTAIDADGHVTESTEQVAKYLEEPYRRRPLNFPFYPSDGWDRRLLGTLGDWAGDAASWLKALDAGGVEATVLYPTLGLFMSFLKDRAWAVALCRAYNSFLHEEFVRVSPRLTAVALLPIQDPEAAAAELRRAVGDLGFLGGMLAADGSHLLGDARFGPIYEEAQRLDVMLGVHASGSHLGGAGVDLFPRFIQAHTVSHPFGQMRQLTSVVFEGIPERFPRLRLAFLEAGCGWVPYWMERMDDEYAKRGAAEASALTKKPSEYVRGGTLYFSCEADEWLLPQAVRLVGENQIVYASDFPHWDHDYPASLEEIRSRGDLTDVQKRKLLADNARRLYGLR